The Erigeron canadensis isolate Cc75 chromosome 1, C_canadensis_v1, whole genome shotgun sequence genome segment AAATTTTGCCTTGAAGTCATCCACATATGGATCCCAGAATGTTACCTTCATCTTGTTACCACTACATTTTtacaaattcaaaaaatttaaccTACATATAACATATTGATGTATTTCTTAAGAAATATAAGAAACAACAGTTTGTTACTCAATGTCTTGCAATTGCACATCCATCCTCTGATTTGGGGAACCATATTTATCACCAATGATCACATCACCATATCCAGAAACTTTACCAATCACATCTGAAATTGTAGATGAACTTAGTTAAGCTTTTTGGATTCAACATATAAATTACTAATACATCGACtgtaaatttatatacataattagCAACACATACCAACTGTGGTGTTGTTTTCGACTTTCCCATTTGTCATATCAGGGAAGGAAACGAACCTAAATCCATGAATGGATCCACAAAACTTCTCAATAACCTTCATAGCAATCAATTTGTGAAGATTGATTTTGTATGGATTATCCAATATCTTATAAGAACCAACATTCTGATGCACGAAGAAGTTACTCATGCATATCGCTCCACCTTCGACCAGCAGTTTCTCAAAGGTAGGTATTACATTTTTCTTGACAAAAGCTTGAATCCGCTGACCCTAAAACACAAAGTTGAAACAAACATAAGTAGTTGTACGTTTTATATGTTCATTAATAAACCATACATATATCATAAATCATGAATCATGAATAATAaaccatacatatataatctGAAATTAAACTTGATTACAAAAACTAACCGCTGCATCCATTAAGATCATCTCGATGCTTCCGATGTTGTTCACATTGCCATACACAGGTTGTGGAAACAACCTGATGATCCTTACAGTTATGGAACACGGGTTGTAGTTTGTGTGAAGTTCACGTATCATTACGGGATTTTTGGAAGCCATGATCGGAAAGTGATTCGACGTGTGTGTTATATGATGAGAAGGTGATTGATGGGTTGGTTTTATAGGCACCAAGATGGACGGTTACAACTGCCATACAGTTAtacaatttaaatttaaatttaagttCCAGAAAACCCTAGCAAAAAGAGGAGGGAAAGGATGTCTGATTGGTAACCTCCAATTTAACTTAACCATATGAGAAAGTGTAACATAAACATGCCACATAGAATTTTAGTTGTCTTAATCACTCATAAGGCATGCCACATAGGACATACTTAGCAAAACCCAAGTAGGGatttatatagtgtatatatatatatatatttgtgtctctatatcatatatattcatttgtaTGCTAGTATCGAAACCCTAATTATAATGTAGTAAAATTCGATTGATTTCCGATTTTCTAACAGGAATTAAAACTAAGATTCTTAATTTTATGTTGAATTGTTATCTTTAATAGAGTTAGTTACAGAAGTCGGCCTTGTCGTGGTTCCCTTAGTTGCAACTTTTAtccataactttcaaaaattacagtttcGATCCAAAAGTTTTGGTattgaaaccctaattatttCAGATCTTTGTGAagatataaagagaaaaaattGGAGgcaatgaaataaaaaaagaaaagagtctGGTGAAATAACCGGCGAGTGAAATCTAGTATGTGCGGTTTTGGCCTGTTGCACCAGTTTCTTGTACACCCTTTGAGTTATACATACACTTGCAATAGGATGTTGCTATTATTACTTATAGTCTCATGattcttaaattttaaattgCAGTTCTTTATTCGAGCTCTCAAGATGCCGACCACAGCGGGTAGGGTTCGTATGCCAGCCAACAATCGCGTGCACAGTAGTGCTGCCTTGCAAACCCATCGTATTTGGCAAACTGCGATTGGATATGACCCTTATGCTCCTAACAAAAAACATAACAATGATTCTGTCCAGCTTCAGGCTTCCAATGCAGAACCGGAGGGAGAAAACGCTTATGCTTGTTTTCAGGGATTGCTTGCACTTGCTCGCATTACTGGGCCCAATGCTGATGGGGCTCGTGGGTCCTGCATGAAATGTGGTTTTGTGGGTCATATGCAATTCCAATGTAGAAACTTTTTGAGCATCAAGGAGGATAAAGATAAGGATCCCAAAGCTATTCAGGCTGCTGTTAATGCTGGTTTAGAGAAGCTAAAAGGAAATGGAAAGATAACAAATGAGAGTTCAGATGAGAGTGACGAAGACGAGAGTGAGAGTTCAGACTCAGATTATGATTCAGAGATCAAGCAGGCGATTGCTCAGAGGTATGTGAAGAGGCTGAGTAGTAAATCAAAGTCACTGACAGGAAAGAAAGATgatgattctgatgaagatgagTTGGATtatgagaaaagaaaaaggggtAGGTCGAGAAGTACAACTGATAGTGACGATGAAAGAAGTGTGAGGAaaaggaagaaagagaaaaagagaagaaagaatGATGAGTCATCTGATGAGAACTGGGAACGACACTCACATCGGAGGAAGAGTAGGAAGGAGAAGAGGAGGAGTCATAGACATTCAGATGATTCAGATAGCTCTGAAGAGTCGGTGAGAATGCATAAAAGGAAGAGTAAGAGCAAGAGAAGGTCTTATTCTGATTCAGATGCCAGCGTGGATTCGCAGGTTGGCAGGGAT includes the following:
- the LOC122584803 gene encoding CAX-interacting protein 4-like, which translates into the protein MPTTAGRVRMPANNRVHSSAALQTHRIWQTAIGYDPYAPNKKHNNDSVQLQASNAEPEGENAYACFQGLLALARITGPNADGARGSCMKCGFVGHMQFQCRNFLSIKEDKDKDPKAIQAAVNAGLEKLKGNGKITNESSDESDEDESESSDSDYDSEIKQAIAQRYVKRLSSKSKSLTGKKDDDSDEDELDYEKRKRGRSRSTTDSDDERSVRKRKKEKKRRKNDESSDENWERHSHRRKSRKEKRRSHRHSDDSDSSEESVRMHKRKSKSKRRSYSDSDASVDSQVGRDKRASERRNRK